In Geotalea uraniireducens, one genomic interval encodes:
- a CDS encoding M16 family metallopeptidase produces the protein MISKTILDNGVRIISEYMPHVHSVSIGIWVANGSRHERREHNGVAHFTEHLLFKGTKKRTALDIACEIDSVGGILNAFTSREYVCYYAKVLDKFLPKTVDLLSDIFLHSTFDPDEIEKERKVVLQEISMMEDTPDDYIHDLFHRSIWRGHPLGMSILGSVESIENLSRDAIVAHKEQMYCAEDIIIAAAGNVRHDDLLKLFNDMFARVTAGTGRDFCHLPVYEKRIESIEKELEQLHICLGTKALPQNHPRRFELYLINTILGGSMSSRLFQEIRERLGLAYSVYSYVVSHTDAGSLVIYAGTSPEKLEDVLDVTFSEFRRLANEAVPNQELDSAREQIKGNMLLSLESTDNRMTKLAKNEIYFGRYLSLSELTDGFDAVTPHDILNLAGDLFDSRYFTLALTGKLGGKSFDTSLLTC, from the coding sequence ATGATCAGCAAAACGATCCTCGATAACGGCGTGCGGATAATCTCCGAATACATGCCTCATGTTCATTCCGTATCTATCGGAATCTGGGTTGCCAATGGCTCCCGCCATGAACGGCGGGAGCACAATGGCGTTGCTCATTTCACCGAGCATCTGCTTTTTAAGGGGACAAAGAAACGCACTGCGCTTGATATCGCCTGCGAAATCGATTCGGTCGGCGGCATCTTGAATGCTTTCACAAGCCGCGAGTACGTTTGCTATTATGCGAAGGTCCTCGACAAGTTCTTACCGAAGACAGTTGACCTGTTATCCGACATCTTTCTCCACTCGACATTCGATCCCGATGAAATAGAAAAAGAGCGCAAGGTTGTTCTCCAGGAAATCAGCATGATGGAGGACACCCCTGACGATTACATCCATGATCTTTTTCATCGCAGCATCTGGCGAGGGCATCCGCTGGGTATGTCAATCCTCGGTAGTGTTGAAAGCATCGAAAACCTCTCACGTGATGCAATCGTCGCACACAAAGAGCAGATGTATTGTGCTGAAGATATCATTATTGCAGCCGCAGGCAATGTGCGTCACGATGATCTCCTCAAACTCTTCAATGACATGTTTGCGAGGGTTACTGCAGGTACCGGCCGTGATTTTTGTCATCTGCCGGTTTATGAAAAACGGATTGAGTCGATCGAGAAAGAACTCGAACAGTTGCACATTTGCCTGGGGACAAAGGCACTGCCTCAGAACCATCCCCGGCGGTTCGAATTGTATCTCATCAACACAATCCTCGGCGGCAGCATGAGTTCCCGGTTGTTCCAAGAGATTCGGGAACGGCTTGGTCTGGCATATTCGGTCTATTCCTATGTAGTTTCCCACACCGACGCGGGTTCGCTGGTTATTTACGCGGGGACGAGCCCGGAAAAACTTGAAGACGTCCTTGACGTCACGTTCTCGGAATTCCGACGGCTGGCGAACGAAGCGGTGCCGAATCAAGAGCTCGATTCGGCGCGGGAACAGATCAAAGGTAATATGCTGCTCTCGCTGGAAAGTACCGACAATCGCATGACCAAACTGGCCAAAAATGAGATTTACTTTGGCCGTTATCTTTCCTTGTCCGAACTGACGGACGGTTTCGACGCAGTTACTCCCCACGACATTCTCAATCTTGCCGGCGATCTATTCGATTCGAGGTATTTCACCTTGGCGCTGACCGGCAAACTTGGCGGTAAAAGCTTCGACACCTCCCTTCTAACCTGCTAG
- the dut gene encoding dUTP diphosphatase has product MNQCTVKIRLLRPDRNSHLPRYMTAHAAGMDLQAVLDEDIVLLPGQRQLIPTGIAISLPDSFEAQIRPRSGLALRHGIALVNSPGTIDPDYRGEIGVILINHGAEPFTITNGERIAQMVFAPFVRADLVEVTELDQTLRGEGGFGHTGRDSIAKETP; this is encoded by the coding sequence ATGAACCAGTGCACTGTAAAAATTCGTCTATTACGCCCCGACAGGAATTCCCACCTTCCTCGCTATATGACAGCCCATGCGGCAGGCATGGATCTTCAGGCAGTTCTTGATGAGGACATCGTTCTGCTCCCCGGTCAGCGACAACTTATTCCGACCGGAATTGCCATCTCACTTCCGGACAGCTTCGAAGCCCAGATTCGCCCGAGAAGCGGACTTGCGCTTCGGCATGGGATAGCGCTGGTCAATTCACCCGGGACCATCGATCCCGACTACCGTGGGGAAATCGGGGTTATCCTCATCAATCACGGAGCCGAGCCGTTTACCATAACCAACGGTGAGCGGATCGCACAGATGGTTTTTGCCCCCTTTGTCAGAGCCGACCTGGTTGAAGTGACCGAGCTGGATCAGACGCTGCGGGGAGAGGGTGGCTTTGGTCATACCGGCAGAGATAGTATCGCAAAGGAAACCCCATGA
- a CDS encoding aminopeptidase translates to MNDPRIHQLAEILVDYSTNVKKGDIVFINATGSECLPLIKEVYSLCLARGAKYVEYAFQFPEIDRHFFNNAGKSQLSYFPQHKLDFMKQVSVYIGISATDNSMVMAKANQRNMIAWSKLTRPIVDWRVKNTRWVITRYPTHGAAQEAKMSLEEYEEYLFAACCIDWRAESRKQEKLKQLVDRADKVHIKASDTDLHFSIKGLNGIKCDGRYNIPDGEVFTAPVKDSVEGYITYNCPTLYQGKEFSGVRLEFREGKIVSATSPGLDRELNNILDTDQGARYIGEFAIGVNPNIREPMRNILFDEKIFGSIHFTPGQCYDECDNGNRSAVHWDMVKLLKGDGEIWFDDTLIQKNGIFVHKELTELNPKD, encoded by the coding sequence ATGAACGATCCACGAATACACCAGTTAGCGGAGATTCTCGTCGACTATTCGACGAACGTCAAAAAAGGAGATATTGTCTTCATTAACGCAACTGGAAGCGAATGCCTGCCCCTGATAAAGGAAGTTTACTCACTGTGTCTGGCGAGAGGCGCCAAATACGTCGAGTACGCTTTCCAGTTTCCGGAGATCGACCGGCATTTTTTCAATAACGCCGGCAAAAGCCAGCTCTCATATTTCCCCCAGCACAAGCTTGATTTTATGAAACAGGTATCGGTTTACATCGGTATTTCGGCAACCGATAATTCGATGGTGATGGCAAAGGCAAATCAGCGGAATATGATCGCCTGGTCGAAACTGACACGGCCAATCGTCGATTGGCGGGTAAAGAACACTCGCTGGGTCATCACCAGATACCCGACTCATGGGGCGGCACAGGAAGCGAAGATGAGTCTCGAAGAGTATGAAGAGTACCTTTTCGCGGCCTGCTGTATCGATTGGCGTGCCGAATCGCGCAAGCAGGAAAAACTCAAACAACTTGTCGACCGGGCCGACAAAGTGCACATTAAGGCATCAGACACCGACCTCCATTTCAGCATCAAAGGGCTGAACGGGATCAAGTGCGATGGGCGTTATAATATCCCCGACGGTGAAGTTTTCACGGCGCCTGTCAAAGACTCGGTTGAAGGTTACATTACCTATAACTGCCCAACACTGTATCAGGGGAAGGAATTTTCCGGGGTTCGTCTTGAATTTAGGGAAGGAAAGATAGTTTCCGCCACGTCGCCAGGGCTGGACCGGGAATTGAACAACATCCTCGATACCGATCAAGGTGCCCGCTATATCGGGGAATTTGCCATCGGGGTCAATCCGAACATCAGAGAGCCGATGCGGAATATCCTTTTTGATGAAAAGATTTTCGGCTCCATCCATTTCACCCCCGGCCAATGCTATGATGAATGTGACAACGGTAACCGCTCAGCCGTCCATTGGGATATGGTAAAGTTGCTCAAGGGTGATGGCGAAATATGGTTTGACGATACGCTTATTCAGAAAAACGGCATCTTCGTTCATAAAGAGTTGACGGAGCTCAACCCCAAGGACTGA
- a CDS encoding L-threonylcarbamoyladenylate synthase, whose product MVLSINPQNPQARLVSKVAETLKGGGIIAYPTDTTYGIGCSIFNKKGIERIYLIKQREKKKPFSFICSELSEVARYAKVSNYAYKILKRYLPGPYTFVLDATSIVPDLLVTKQKTVGIRIPANRICLSIVTELGHPIITTSANISGEEPIGDPFLVEEALGNQLDMIIDGGVLSAEVSSVVSLIGDYPQVLRRGVGDVSWCE is encoded by the coding sequence ATGGTACTGTCCATCAACCCGCAAAATCCGCAGGCTCGACTCGTTTCGAAAGTGGCTGAGACGCTTAAAGGCGGGGGGATTATTGCATACCCGACCGATACGACATACGGGATCGGCTGCAGCATTTTCAACAAGAAAGGGATTGAGCGCATCTACCTCATTAAGCAGCGGGAAAAGAAGAAACCTTTTTCCTTTATCTGCTCCGAGCTTTCCGAAGTCGCCCGCTATGCCAAGGTGAGCAATTACGCTTACAAGATCCTCAAACGCTATCTGCCAGGCCCCTATACCTTCGTTTTGGACGCCACCAGCATTGTGCCTGATCTACTGGTCACCAAGCAAAAAACGGTTGGTATCAGGATCCCGGCCAACCGCATCTGCCTGTCGATCGTTACAGAGCTCGGGCATCCAATTATCACCACCAGTGCCAACATCTCCGGTGAAGAACCAATCGGCGACCCGTTTCTTGTTGAGGAAGCGCTTGGCAATCAACTCGACATGATCATAGACGGCGGGGTCTTGTCGGCTGAGGTAAGCTCCGTGGTGAGCCTGATCGGTGATTACCCGCAGGTATTGCGCCGTGGAGTAGGCGATGTGAGCTGGTGTGAATAA
- a CDS encoding YceD family protein: MKVRVDDIKEREKQLFYEEAPDAFPSLAAVTTDKFCTFIAPVTVSLTVFREYDHIRTNGKIKTRVRMKCSRCLAEFDVDVDSSFILIYSKANQLSNDEDEIELGDEDLISVAYTGDEIDFSPEIAEQVIMELPIKPLCKEDCQGLCPQCGADLNESECGCEKSVHNLTFSALKNFKVEK, translated from the coding sequence GTGAAAGTACGTGTAGACGACATAAAAGAGCGGGAAAAACAACTGTTCTACGAAGAAGCTCCCGATGCGTTTCCATCATTGGCGGCAGTAACAACAGACAAGTTTTGCACCTTCATTGCTCCTGTTACGGTAAGCCTGACCGTTTTCAGGGAATATGACCATATTCGCACCAACGGGAAGATTAAGACTCGGGTGCGGATGAAGTGCTCGCGCTGTCTGGCAGAATTTGATGTAGACGTCGATTCATCGTTTATTTTGATCTACAGCAAAGCCAACCAACTGTCCAACGATGAAGATGAGATCGAGCTGGGTGATGAGGACTTGATTTCTGTCGCCTATACCGGTGATGAGATTGATTTTTCTCCAGAAATTGCCGAGCAGGTAATTATGGAGTTACCGATAAAACCATTGTGTAAAGAAGATTGTCAGGGGCTTTGTCCACAATGTGGGGCAGACCTGAACGAAAGCGAGTGCGGTTGTGAAAAATCAGTTCATAATCTCACGTTCAGTGCACTCAAGAATTTCAAAGTAGAAAAGTAA
- the rpmF gene encoding 50S ribosomal protein L32: MAVPKKKTSKSRKNMRRAHDFLTPPAASICPQCKAPKLPHRACTSCGTYKGKEVIKTEEL; encoded by the coding sequence ATGGCTGTACCCAAGAAGAAAACGTCTAAATCCCGGAAAAATATGAGAAGAGCTCACGATTTCCTGACCCCGCCGGCAGCATCCATCTGCCCGCAGTGCAAGGCGCCCAAACTCCCCCATCGCGCCTGTACCTCATGTGGTACCTACAAAGGTAAAGAAGTCATCAAAACAGAGGAGCTGTAG
- the plsX gene encoding phosphate acyltransferase PlsX translates to MRVAVDAMGGDNAPAIEVAGAVAAAREYGIPITLVGDTERLRQELDKHDVRGLDISLHHASEVVGMHDAASDAVRRKKDSSIRVAFELVKSGEADVVVSAGNSGATMAAGMFVLKRLKGIDRPAIAQIFPTLRGKTLVLDVGGNVDCKPIHLVQFAIMGEVYARHVIGVDQPRIGLLSNGEEDSKGNELTRETNSILKNISFEYVGYVEGRDIFNGMVDVVVCDGFVGNVVLKLSEGLADAVGKMLKYEIKRSFLSKLGYLFVHKAFKNFKKKVDYAEYGGAPLLGINGVAMICHGGSNVKAIKNAIHFAHEYARKGVNQRLAEKLETEFVAYMQQRDAVKEAVAG, encoded by the coding sequence ATGAGAGTTGCTGTTGATGCAATGGGAGGCGACAACGCTCCAGCCATTGAGGTGGCAGGCGCTGTCGCTGCTGCGCGTGAGTATGGAATCCCCATCACCCTCGTTGGGGATACCGAGCGACTTCGCCAAGAACTTGACAAGCATGATGTCCGCGGGTTGGATATTTCCCTGCATCATGCCAGCGAAGTCGTTGGAATGCATGACGCTGCTTCTGATGCCGTGCGCCGCAAAAAAGACTCTTCGATCCGTGTTGCGTTTGAATTGGTGAAAAGTGGCGAGGCGGACGTCGTGGTAAGCGCCGGAAATTCTGGCGCGACCATGGCAGCGGGGATGTTCGTCTTGAAGCGCCTCAAGGGGATTGATCGCCCGGCGATAGCCCAGATTTTTCCAACGCTGCGCGGCAAGACACTAGTCCTTGATGTGGGCGGCAACGTTGATTGCAAGCCGATTCATCTCGTGCAATTTGCCATCATGGGTGAAGTGTACGCCCGTCACGTGATTGGCGTTGACCAGCCCCGTATCGGACTTTTGTCGAATGGCGAAGAAGATAGCAAGGGCAACGAGCTGACGCGCGAAACGAACTCCATCCTGAAAAATATCTCTTTCGAATATGTGGGTTACGTTGAGGGGCGGGATATCTTCAACGGCATGGTTGACGTCGTCGTATGTGACGGATTTGTCGGCAACGTTGTGCTCAAGCTTTCGGAAGGCTTGGCGGATGCCGTCGGGAAAATGCTCAAATATGAGATCAAGCGGAGTTTCCTCTCCAAACTAGGTTATCTCTTTGTCCACAAAGCATTCAAAAATTTCAAGAAAAAGGTCGACTACGCCGAGTACGGCGGTGCCCCTTTGCTCGGAATTAATGGAGTGGCGATGATTTGCCACGGCGGATCAAACGTCAAGGCAATCAAGAATGCTATTCACTTCGCCCACGAATACGCCCGGAAAGGGGTCAATCAGCGCCTTGCGGAGAAGCTGGAAACAGAATTCGTGGCGTACATGCAACAGCGGGATGCAGTAAAAGAAGCTGTTGCAGGCTAG
- a CDS encoding beta-ketoacyl-ACP synthase III: MMRARITGTGSAAPDRILTNFDLEKMVETSDDWITTRTGIKERRIAADNEYTSTLATKAAERALQMAGITPDELDLIILATVTPDFPFPATACLVQNNLKATKAAAYDISAACSGFIYALTQANNAIKLGTVRKALIMGAEVLSRIVDWTDRNTCLLFGDGAGAVILEATEEERGILSTHIHSDGSHWELLYQPGCGNRNPAVQQTLDNRLTFLHMQGNEVFKLAVRAMGEAAIEALETNGLSPADVTLLIPHQANRRIIDATAKRLDLSAHQVFVNLDHYGNTSAASIPLALDEAHRTGKIKAGDLILLDAFGGGLTWGSALIRW; encoded by the coding sequence ATGATGAGAGCGAGGATTACCGGCACCGGTTCAGCGGCCCCGGACAGGATACTGACAAATTTTGATCTGGAGAAGATGGTTGAAACCAGCGATGACTGGATAACTACCAGGACAGGGATCAAAGAACGCCGCATTGCGGCCGATAATGAATATACTTCGACTCTTGCCACCAAGGCGGCCGAACGTGCCCTTCAGATGGCCGGCATCACCCCCGATGAACTTGACCTGATAATTCTTGCCACGGTCACACCGGATTTTCCTTTTCCGGCTACCGCATGTCTCGTACAAAATAATCTCAAGGCTACGAAAGCGGCGGCTTACGATATATCGGCTGCCTGTTCCGGCTTTATCTACGCCCTGACGCAAGCGAATAACGCCATAAAGCTGGGAACTGTGCGCAAAGCCCTCATCATGGGTGCAGAAGTCTTGTCGCGGATCGTAGACTGGACCGATCGCAACACGTGTCTCCTCTTCGGCGATGGCGCCGGGGCCGTCATCCTGGAAGCAACTGAAGAAGAGCGCGGCATACTGTCGACGCATATCCACAGTGATGGTTCCCATTGGGAACTACTCTATCAACCTGGTTGCGGTAACCGCAATCCGGCTGTCCAGCAAACGCTGGACAATCGTCTGACCTTCCTGCACATGCAGGGGAACGAAGTCTTCAAGCTTGCCGTGCGTGCGATGGGAGAAGCCGCCATCGAGGCCCTCGAAACGAATGGGCTGAGTCCTGCGGATGTAACGCTGTTGATTCCACACCAGGCAAACCGCCGCATCATCGATGCCACCGCAAAGCGGCTCGATCTTTCTGCACACCAGGTATTCGTCAATCTTGATCACTATGGGAACACCTCAGCCGCATCAATTCCCCTCGCGCTCGACGAAGCACATCGTACCGGCAAGATCAAGGCGGGGGACCTCATCCTTCTCGATGCATTCGGTGGCGGACTGACCTGGGGATCAGCATTAATCCGCTGGTAA
- the fabD gene encoding ACP S-malonyltransferase — protein MSKRAFIFPGQGSQYAGMGKDLADNFPLAAQVFEEADDALGSRLSRLCFDGPESDLKLTANTQPAILTVSTAAFRVLAAETGLVPSFLAGHSLGEYSALVAAGSLAFADAVRTVRARGTFMQEAVPVGEGAMAAILGVEPDILLEICTEASQGEVVSPANFNSPGQIVIAGHTGAVNRAIEIAKARGFRKAMLLPVSAPFHSSLMAPAGERLAETLAAVTVHELQTPVVTNVEATPNTQCERVKELLVRQVSAPVLWDASVREMVNLGVGEFIEIGPGKVLSGLVKRINKETTARNVEDSAGLKELIREVA, from the coding sequence ATGAGCAAACGTGCGTTTATTTTCCCGGGACAAGGTTCACAATATGCCGGGATGGGCAAGGATCTGGCGGATAATTTCCCCCTGGCAGCCCAGGTTTTTGAAGAAGCCGACGATGCTCTCGGAAGCCGGTTATCTCGTCTCTGTTTTGATGGACCGGAGAGCGATCTGAAACTGACCGCCAATACCCAGCCGGCCATCCTGACGGTCAGCACGGCCGCGTTCAGGGTCTTGGCTGCCGAAACGGGCCTTGTACCTTCTTTTCTGGCCGGCCACTCTCTTGGAGAGTATTCAGCCCTCGTTGCTGCGGGTTCACTTGCTTTTGCCGATGCAGTACGGACAGTTCGTGCCCGTGGTACCTTCATGCAGGAGGCCGTACCGGTGGGCGAGGGGGCGATGGCCGCGATACTCGGCGTCGAACCAGACATCCTGCTTGAAATTTGCACCGAAGCATCTCAAGGCGAAGTAGTTTCACCGGCCAACTTCAATTCTCCGGGGCAGATCGTTATTGCCGGGCATACCGGAGCGGTGAACAGGGCCATCGAGATTGCCAAGGCTCGTGGATTCCGGAAAGCGATGTTGCTCCCGGTCAGCGCACCATTCCATTCGAGTCTGATGGCTCCGGCAGGGGAGCGGCTTGCGGAGACCCTGGCAGCAGTGACTGTGCATGAGTTGCAGACCCCTGTGGTAACAAATGTTGAGGCAACGCCGAACACTCAGTGTGAACGGGTCAAAGAGCTGCTTGTCCGACAAGTCAGTGCTCCGGTCCTCTGGGATGCGTCGGTGCGCGAGATGGTCAACCTCGGGGTGGGGGAATTTATCGAAATCGGTCCCGGCAAGGTATTGTCAGGGCTGGTAAAACGGATCAATAAGGAAACCACCGCCAGAAACGTCGAAGATTCAGCCGGGCTCAAGGAGCTTATTCGGGAGGTCGCATGA
- the fabG gene encoding 3-oxoacyl-[acyl-carrier-protein] reductase, whose product MTLAGKVAVVTGASRGIGKAIALKLAAEGAAVVVTATTTEGAQSTVDEIAATGGSAQAFALNVAESSAVDQFFSTVIERFGHIDILVNNAGITRDGLLLRMKDADWDAVLDVNLKGAFHCTREAAKLMTKARSGRIINISSVVGEMGNAGQINYSASKAGMIGLTKSAARELAKRGITVNAVTPGFIETDMTSVLSDKVRENLLQQIPLERLGTPEDIANAVFFLASEMGGYITGHVLSVNGGMYI is encoded by the coding sequence ATGACACTTGCAGGTAAAGTTGCGGTCGTTACCGGGGCATCCCGCGGAATCGGCAAGGCGATCGCCCTCAAGCTGGCCGCGGAAGGGGCCGCTGTTGTAGTTACGGCAACAACCACTGAAGGAGCCCAGAGCACGGTCGATGAAATTGCCGCTACAGGTGGCTCCGCTCAGGCTTTCGCCCTCAATGTCGCCGAATCGTCCGCTGTGGATCAGTTCTTCTCCACAGTCATAGAACGCTTCGGCCACATCGACATTCTGGTGAATAATGCCGGGATTACCCGCGACGGTCTCTTGTTGAGGATGAAGGATGCCGACTGGGATGCCGTATTGGATGTCAATCTCAAAGGCGCTTTCCACTGTACCCGGGAAGCGGCAAAACTGATGACAAAAGCCCGCAGCGGCCGCATCATCAACATCAGCTCGGTCGTCGGCGAGATGGGAAATGCCGGCCAGATTAACTATTCCGCCAGCAAAGCGGGGATGATTGGGCTGACGAAGTCGGCAGCGCGCGAGCTGGCAAAACGTGGAATTACCGTCAATGCAGTGACCCCGGGATTCATTGAAACCGACATGACCTCAGTCCTTTCGGACAAAGTCCGGGAAAACCTGTTGCAACAGATCCCCCTTGAGCGGCTTGGCACGCCGGAAGACATTGCCAATGCAGTCTTTTTCCTGGCATCCGAGATGGGTGGGTACATCACGGGGCACGTTCTGTCGGTCAACGGTGGCATGTACATCTGA
- the acpP gene encoding acyl carrier protein, producing MSTIEKRVKEIVAEQLGVDEAQVTNDASFMDDLGADSLDTVELVMALEEEFDIEISDEDAEKIQTVQDAVDYITEHT from the coding sequence ATGTCCACAATAGAAAAACGAGTTAAAGAAATCGTTGCCGAGCAGTTGGGCGTCGATGAAGCTCAGGTAACGAATGATGCTTCTTTTATGGATGATCTTGGCGCAGATTCTCTCGATACGGTTGAACTGGTGATGGCTCTCGAGGAAGAATTCGATATCGAGATTTCCGATGAAGACGCCGAAAAAATCCAGACCGTTCAGGACGCCGTGGATTATATCACCGAGCACACCTAG